ATGAACAATATGAGCCTATTGGCCTTAAGCTGGCCTTTACTTTTTATGTTAAAGAATACAAATTGCTCATTGTTTATTTGCATAAATAAATCGGTCGGCGATTCGTTTTCACCCCAAACTAAGTCTTGTTCAAATAGCCCAATCACCTGATCATGAATAATTctctttgattaaaaaaaaacgacaatgTGAGATTTAACATACAACATCTTGAGAAAGTTTCAACTCGACACCATGTCTGAATATTTACTTGACAAATTCCGTATGTAAGAAGTACCTGCCGAAGCCTAACTGTTTATCAACACTTGAAATAgggaaatttacatttttcttcaattttttgcTGCGATGTTTAATGGAATCTTCTTCTTGTTTAAAGACATCCGATACACATATTGAACAGTAGAGGAGAAACAACATTCTTCTATTTATTCTAAAAACggtatttttgcattttattgaccTGCTTAGTTTTAAAGGACAGATATcgatgttttttaattttgttgttgtttttttgacaaTATGGGTGCGCAACTTCCATGATTTTACTAACCTGACCTACCTATGCTGGATGAGTATAACAACTGAAAATTACCACAGAATGTCATATTTCACGTTTCTTTGCAATGTTACTCATTTGTGCCAAGGACAAGGTAAGATTTGTGCCAAGGACAAGGTAAGGTAGTTCGGATCTGGATTGAAATATTTGCCACGTTTTCGCGACATACAGCTCCAAATATAGTATGGCTAAATTTGCCAAAGCAATCTCCTGTTTCCTTTAATTTTAAGAGTAAAATGTTGTGAATtaatgagccgcgctatgagaaaaccaacatagtggctttgcgaccagcgcatccgcgcacactgctcaggatccatgctattcgctaactgtttcactaattgcaataggttttgaaagcgaacagcatggatcctgaccagactgcgcggatgcgaaggctggtctgtatccatgctggtcgcaaagccactatgtttgttttctcgtggcgcggctcaaatcatgcACTTATTCcttgtaaaaaataaattagCGTCTCTTTAATGTTGTAAAAAGGAAAGCATTTCCAAAACAACATTGTAAAACAGTGGTCTGTTGTTTCTGGGCAACAGGACATTCCATTTTACATATCTTATTCACATCACTAAATGCAGTAGTAGTATGGTTTTGCACACTTAAACATGAACATTTCGTGCACTTCTCCCCAGCGATTTGAAATGACTGTCTAGAAGCATTATTCTTGCTTTTTGATTTTCGTCTTCATTCTTGAATTATCTTTCTCCAGTGGCAAAAATGTATGTTTACCTTTCTTCTTTTATGGAAACTAGAAATAATGTCCATTAACAGTTGAAATTAAGTATGGTAGGTATAAGGCCTTGCTGTCTTATTAGTTATTAGTGATTTGTGATAAGTGAATTGGTGTCACATTTAGCAGTGAAGTATTCCCTTTCCAAGAATATGTACAGCTTGTTTTGCATGGGGCTTAAATTTGAAGACGGAACTCTTGAGAAGAAAACTGGTATTAAATATCAATGAAGTTAAAGTACGGACTCACCATACTGACTTGTAAAGCAGGCCGGTGTATGGGGTATTCTAGACTATTGAGGGCGTAGTTCAAGTTTTCCCGGCTGAAATCAGATAGTTCGAGaacgatgttgctcattgcagacctggagcggtcttctgcgcaagACCGGAAGTGATTATCATTTGGTGCGCagggcaaaaatacgcaaattattgcatgtccacACGCATTTACCGTATAATAtgctgactaaaggttagggttagtattactaTGGTTAAAAATATAGAGAGACATACTTTTTGTTCAACTTTGCTtaaatccggtatataccggagtctgtaatttatacaggcgcaGTGGAATACGTAATCGAATGGAATCAGAAATTCGGCGTTCCCGAGTATATCTGTCTACAGGgatgaaatatataaaacgcTACCATAGGCTATGTTACGACAAAACGCATGTAGTTTTAAATACGAATTTATTTGAAAGTACAAAGTAATATCACAGACCTATTCTTTTTTTTGCCCACGTGCATTTTGTATCACGTAGGTCAAAGCATTTTAAGTATCTTGCACTCTGACGATAAAATCAACCGTAAGACATTATGTAAGATAATCATTTGGTAAGGCAATGCCAGAAATATAAAATCATCAATGTTCTTGCTTGTTTTGTTAAGTTGCGAGGGTTATGAAATGCGAACTATCTTCTTTCACTGCCACTGTCTTCACTCAAATCTCTTGTGTTTGTGTTAAAATCTGTAAAGATAAACACAACATAAAgttatatatgatataatgttAAGACTTTTAATTGAGAAATTCAAAAAATACGAAACTATGGCAATTGAAAATACTTTACAAATTGAATTTTAGACCCTAAGTAACTGGTTTGAATAAGGCATCTTATACACTAGATATAATGATTTGATTGCATTGCCCGATTTTTTTCTCGAAAGTTGTGTAATATGTTTTATCTATTGTATTGATAATCACATCATGCCCATTATTAAAGCAACAAAGTTTACTGATATGGACTACAATTATACTATTGttgcatgttttcaataaaataattctatcgAAAGAAGATTTAGCATACAATCTGAagcgaaaaaaaaagaatataaaaagttCAATACCTTAAAAAAACTGAAGACAACTGAAGTTTCAAGTTAAGGTAAGCTCTGTGGTGCTATTGCGGAACTTGGTACAAGAAGACGGAAACGATGACAGTTTGTATTCGTAACTTTATCATATATGGAATCTTTGGTCCCCGGCTTGATGATGTGTTTGGTCTGTTGTTAGTATTATCACAGCTACGCTTATTGCACAATATCACAGCAAAAAATATACAATCATCATGTAGAAtcactgaaaaaaagaaacaaagacatttttactACATGTGTGCGTTACTAAGAAATTACTTGTTGGAGGCTTAAGGTAATGGGCAGGACTGGAGGACCTGTAATTTAACAATCGGCCATTTCCGTACGATTTCGTATTCTCGTAACGGAAAGGAAACTCACTGATTGTCATTTCAGGTCCACAGtcttaaatactgaaaaaatatatccAAACGTCAAAAATTTTACCGAAATATAACACAACCTtctctttttaaagttaaaatcgaTAGGTACTGTAATAGTTATTGGCCTTTAAAATGACTGATTTACTATTCAAGTCTTTGTTCAAGTATTTCTTATACATGGtttcaaatggaattttaatgacAGTCATACCGTTGCTAAAGGCAAAATAGAACAAAGACCACCTGTTTCTACAGATCACCTGGCTGTACAGACCACATGGGTCATGTCCAGCTTTGTtatctgaaatttattttaacccttagcctgctaaatttctaaaatggactggtccatcattcaatttgggcaataccatttattagtcggagggatgttcactgaaaatttactgactgaatagagaacagtgcagaccatgatcagcatgcatggatgtgcaggctgatattggtctgcactggtcgcaaaggccaaataacttgccgccagcaggctaaaggttaaactgtgTATAAATGTCACCTATGAATCTTGacaacttctttatttttttttattttgtgactGTACTAACATATTGTATTGCATGAGCTCACCTTAAACGAGCCGTGCAGGTCGTTTGTTTCTACAAAGGTATGATggtagtttttgttgtttttcgtAGTCTACAGCAGGTGGCGCCCTTCTCTCGAAGAAATCTGTCGGAATTAAGCTGTGAACTATGTCCTTAAGAACGTCTGCGTTACCATGTGCGCTGGTAATTTCTAGAAAGGAAGAACATCATAATAAGATCAGAGCGAAAAATCTCCGAGCTTACGTTTCGTCCATattcttttgcaaatttgtaGAGAAAGTATCCATACGTATCAATTAAACAACTCTTAAATATAGATTGGACATCTGATACTAAGTTTTCGTGTGGCAGTGCCCTATGTACAGGAGCCAGATGGCGGAGGTCGTGTCACGCGCTCTATGGCACGCGACACGCTGGAAACACGCGACTTCTTAATGCGGTCAATTTTACAGCAAGCATTATTacacccaagtttcataaaaagatGAGGGAACAATAAGACGGATCAATTACGACTGTAGATTATGATATTGATGAAAGTTTAAGTATTCCTTAAAGCAgattgacaattttgaagttaAGAGAAATAATCTGTGGGCGCGGTATGCTACTCGGCATATGGTTGCTAGGGAACTATTGAGAGCGGAGAAAAAGTCAAATTAAGGGCACATGTCCCCTATCGATATAATTCCTATTAACGACCAGTGGCCCTTATGTTACAGAACCCTGATCTTCTACAAGCTTTAGTTGTTTAGTACAAACATTAACATAAAagctaaaattatcatttttatctcaGCAGTGAGTAAATAATTAATAGACAGCTTTTCTTTTCTCACAACGAAGTCATGGTTTAAACCCTGACATACCTGTGTTCGTAAGTCGGCTGGCAAGAGCTCGGTGCAACTCGTCAATGTATCTCACCGCCTCTTCAATAACAGTCacctgaaattgtaaaaacaagaacTGTGAAAATGTTGGAACAAAAACTATATGTATTTACATTCCGATTTAACAGATATCTTTTCAAGACGTTGAATTTGGTATATTAAAGTGGTTGAGATTAATACCGCACTTAATAACTTTATATCGTAATCTTAATATATCCTTTAACGAGAGACAGGTGCGAATTAACATACCACCTATATATGAAAGCAAAACGCCGCCTATTTATGATCTTTCCTTTGATATAGGACAGCTGTGtgcatttttgtgaaaaaaacttgaaagagCGGACCTTGTCCGACCGTTAACATGAGACATTTGGTGCAGACttaaaaatgaacaattataTGTATTGTCCATGATTTTGTGCGGGATATGTCAAAACTTGTATCACTTTTACAAAAACAGAAGTTTCACTTTATTTTGGTATGCGTTGCACGTGTTACTGTAATGCGGTTAAAGAGCAAGCCAGCTAATGGTTTTGACACGACGGGCAATATTTAATCTTAAACCACAAATACTAAATAAAGAGTCAATATAAAACCATGACAAATATTCGTCTTACTCGCTGATAAAATCTTagctaaatttcaataaaagcGATTTTGAAAGTCTTTATCGCAATAAAATGAGAAGGTTGTGTGTCGtaatttgtataaatgtataaaaggCTTCAGTCTTCGACCATCTGTTGCTAGACTTGTAATAAAACATTCGTACGAAACGGAATtttaagaatttctttttatttcattttatccgGGTTCATTTCTAACACTTTTCGTGAAAAATAAAACGCCCTTTTATTATAGTAACACCATTAAAATATACGCATGcatatgattaaaatatttttaccagaTGATATATATTGTTTGAGATATTTTAAAACACCATTTCGAATTTTTAGAAAAACTAAATGTCTGCAAcgatatttcgaaaaaaaaactgtGTCTGAAATAAATTAACCTCCCTTGCGTCTGctgattttgttattttcaaatcaatttatttattcattcgaACGAAATCGAATCTTTTGAAAATCGTTGAACATCGGGTactcatttataatttgattgaTAAAAAGATACTATTTCCTATCAACAAAGGGTGAACCTGTAGCTGCGGTTAGCGAAAGttgcaaaaatgttaattcaCGAATTGGTTTAGGGAACATTGAAAGTATTTGTAAAGATATCTTGTCAGCTGGAAAATGGTGTTAGTGATTTAAAGAcatcaagaaaagaaaaaaaaacaatttacggCAAACAATCGTTCTGAAAGTaactttcaattattttttattcaatcttttaAACATCGGTTTGTGCTAAATATAGGTGATCAGGAGACGCTCGTGAGTGAAATACAATCATTTGAGTGAATCCGAtttatcattattgtttttatgcTTTTTCGGGGTGATAAATATGCACGATGAAAAATATTATTACGttaaatttgcttttaaattacaatttcataaatttcagcGTGCGCCATGCtctttaaaatttgatatcaCCGGCAAATATCCGTAAGCATCTGCCTTTGAAGTACCGCGGTTTCTAAATTGATTAACTCTTAATTGTCTGTTATCAAACTATCACTATTAGGTACAATTATTATCGTCACATAATAACTTTTAGTTAGGCATTGTCACATGTGCGTAACGAAATTATTTTTGGCGGGAAAACGCAGATTTTAACATGCTAACGTCGAACTCCTATGAGAGATCGACAGGAGGAAGGCCGTCGGCTGGCTTACCGCGTGTTTACAATCACAcacaattttatacttttttgagGGTAAACATTATACAGATAACACCTGTTAAACCAAAATGAATAACACGCTTGTTGTTAAGGATAAACAGCTGTTTATCCAAAATAGTGTCATCATCAAAGTTCTGTGTTAAAGTGATGGATGGTCGTGAGAGAGAATAAAACAGACGTTTCTCGTCAAAAACCTCGAAATCATCTATTTTTATATGTGTCCAACATGAACAAATTCCACAAAGCAAACTGaacaataaatgttttctttcaatTCTAAATTAGAATAATATATGATGTTTATGATGTAGTTTTGTAAGAAAGTTGTGTATGCAAACTTTGATTGGGATTTTCTCACTGAAATAGTGAAACAGTTTAATTTCGTGCAAGACACACACAAGTAGGATAGTTTGCTGCTTTACAAATattagattttcaaaaataaatgataaaaaatgaagaagaaaaaatccGCATGTAACGCATCAAAAACACCAATTATAGAAGCTAAAGACCGCGCCCAGGTACGTACCGTGCTCTGTGCTGTTTCTAAAAATATCTAATGTTGAGTACCACTTAAAACCACTTTAGACACACTGACAGATTTGTCACGTTTTTAACCAATGCTATACACtaattgtttcttctttttttgtatataaaaggCTTTGCCTCTAACATAACCGTGAATTAAAGAAGATATCTTAATTTATATCCCAAAAGCTAATATCGTCATTTTTCTCATGGAATAGGTCAAGAAAACAAATGTTGGTCTTCCTACCTTAGATACGTGTTGTTTGTTAGCTATAGCTGGCACCATGTCCCGCAGACGACCATATTCTTTGTTCCTGATTCTCTTCAGATGTTTCTTCATGTGTTGCTTAGCAACGATTTGTGCAGACGACTTGGGTTTGCTGACCGACAAGAACTTCGTCATCTCTGAAAAAGGAGCGAAACATAATTAGGCTTCTTTAGGTGATGTACTTTTAGAAACTTAAAACATCATCAAGCATTAAGTTTGCCCTATTCTTCGCTGAAAGTCCGACAGTGTGTGTTGCTTCCTATACAGGCCTAGTGTTTGCCAATTTTCAATGTCTCGAAGTTCAGATATATCATGTTCAATTTTTGTACAACTCTCACTCCGAAATGACTTCTATCACATATAGTACGTATTTAGCATGAACTGAACTTTTctggaatatatttttaaaaatggccaAGACAAGTTACACACAATTTATAAGCTTCTGAAACCATCCATTTTTGTACCTTTCAGAAATATtaacaaatcaataaaataataataataataataatgttaacaaTAATTAATGATATATAGAATTCAGTTGTTTAAAATTAGTATGCACGTTAATACATATAAAATCGTAAAAATTGCTGAGAAACACCACAAAAAAGCTCAAACATATTTAAAGTAAcgaattaaattaatttaaacatgAGCATAGAAATATTCATGATGTATATTTGTGtgcatgtaataaaatttaaaactgtacaccatatgttaacattttataaaaatgtttgttaaacaACCTTACCTTTAGTCTTTTAACGTGATAAAATAatccaaacaaaatatataaacactCTTATGTCCACTGTTTCACTCAATGTGTTCTCCGTCAAGAAGTCAAATGACAACTGTAATTTTCTGACTATGACAGCTGACTATTATAGACCATTCATTAACATCGTATCCGGCGAAGCACACAAGATGTTACGCTCCGCGCGGAAAGAAGTGGCAGAAAAAGTAGTCCTCTAGTATTTTTATTCTACCATTAATGAAAAAACGTTTGATTTTTTAGATGATTACATCATACTTAACTTGGAGTCACATTTTTGCGTAAGGATGCATTTGATTtgtaaattatatcttttttaaaaagtattgtaAAACAGACTGAGATATCGTGGGAAAGAGGTGTCACCGACGTACTACTTTCATTACCGATAATGTACCGCTAAAATTGGCGAAGTGTCATTTTAGCCAATAATAGAAATATTGGAATATTTCGTCCATCGCAACAGGAGAGGGGAATGTTTAATACTGTCtgttataaaataaatggaaTATTTCACACAATAGaagtcaataaaaatgtcaaGGAGGGGTTGTCATAACGCCAATGAATAGGAAATCTTGTAGAAACAGACAAATCCGGCCCAGATGGTCATTTTCGGGGGGAAACATATAACGGTCAGTTGGTAGTGGGTATTCACGAATTCCATAATTAACCgatatatttcacagaaataaACCGGGCTATAGGGATTCTTGTTAGAATGTCATGATTTCTATGCAATGCCAAGATGAATAAAGGTTGTTGGGCAAATTTTATTATCAGATGACGTTTTCTAATAGATTAATCCAGAAAGATACAAACGGCTCCTGTATTCGTTCGACAGAGCCAGCTCGAAACCTAAGCACAGTAGTCgctgatatcaaagcaaaaaataCTAGTGATTTATAAGCGATGCCTCTGTACTTTCGAGCCGGTGACCTCGTGTTTAATAAGTTCTTTTCACGAAATCCCAGTTTAATCAGCATGAAAGTCTAAGTTTTGTTACATTGCAAAAAAGTTCATCGACTGAAGCGGGTTTTTACTTAAACTTTTAATATCAGGTTAaccaaaattatttaattaagatgGGACTTTAACATTACACTCTTCATTTAAAAAGATTAGTTACTTAAAAgataagatatttttaaattttcgttGTATTCTAATGCTTATTTACAAACATTGTCAAAACTTCGAATCGAATGAACACGGTAACAGATTTTCGGAAATTAAAATCAGTATGTTAGAAATTAACTTTTAGGTAACAGGTGTGGAAATCCTCGAGTAAATGTACATATTATCAAAAAAAAGAATACCGTTGACTGACACTAAGTAAATTAATGCATATCTATTGACACGTACAATAAAAGCTCAATCTGTATTAGACTAACAATACGTACAACAAATGGATTAAATGTATGCATAAGGTGTTTGACACACAGCGGGACTACATTCCGCGCGTGACATCTATATAGTATCACTCCGCGCCGAAACCATTTAGCCTGACACAGAGCTGCAACAGATGGTCACAATAACGATGCATGTCCTTTTGAATATATATGGCCATTATATACGCTTTTTATTGTAAATTGTCTCATTAAAACGGTCCTGAAACTCACTTTATTAACTTTCTACGCCGGGAAATGCAATGTGACACTAATTGTGAAgcttaatgtatttattttacctGAAAGGTGTACGCGAACTAGACAATAACTGACATAATTTTAAAGTGACGCATGATAAACTTCTAACTTACATTATTTATCCTACAtatgaaaaatgtcacaaaatatgaaaatcttaCTTACGTTGTCAGCTCCAGTGAAATTTTCATTATCTAAGATACAATAGATGAAAACTCAGACGGaatcttaaaatttttaagttaCACAGTATATTTTAGTAAAgggaagaaaatgacaattttattaaagtgcgtaatttattttttcttaatactATAATGATAGCTGAAGCATGGATATAGCCTCTATGAATGTATAATTACATTCCCAACTTGTCAATTAATTTTATCATAGTTTGAGGGGACATTTGATTTAACTACGTTTTAAACCAGCGGATGAACCCCAGTGGCAAGAGTTTCTGTTCGTTCATACCTACTAATGGAGTGTTCTTACCTGGGAAATCAGACGTGTACATGCATTCatttagataattttttttacttatttttgaaGCGAATTTCAGTGTTAATATCTGCATGAAAATCGCGTTCTAATTTCTGACCTGTAATGATGATAGGTATATTTTATAACACgccttttttatttctttcttccgtaccttaatttgatatacaagtAACACATTATGCTGTAtctctatatgagccgtgccaagagaaaaccaacatagtgggtttgcgaccagcatagatccagaccagcctgcgcatccgcgcagtctggtcaggatccatgctattcgctaacagtttctccatttccaataggctttaaaagcgaacagcatggatcctgaccggacttcgcggatgcgcaggctggtctggatccatgctggtcgcagacccactatgttggttttctcatggcacggctaaaattattatttcaagagTCCTTTAACCATAACCTGTCCATAGACCGATCTATACTTAACACTAAACTTTAATTGGCTTAAAGTCATAATTGGGGAAAAAAGGACATCGGGTAATAGTTTTGAATACAGATCGGCATGTCTACAGGTCTAGTACACATTTCTTTGCTCGTTTTAATTAAGCTAGGAAATTCTGGATTTTAGCGGTGTATTTTCACTATTTATGTTCAGACATTACTTTAAGTACAACATTAAGAACACACATTGAAATGCGATACACCCACGTCTTTTGTTAGGAAAACATGgttgtaatacatttttttcattggcATCCCATTTTTAAGTCCGGAACAAAGACATAAACgtaaaattttaaagaagaaagTGCCATGTGGATACCAGCATCATAATTTATATTCGAACGGACGCTTCTTATAGAAATAATTGCATAATTACAAATATTATACTTTCAAGCCATTTTCACTTTTCTTGTAATTAAAATGGTCACATGACCCTCTTTTTGATGCGAATACGAAATACTGTATAGCACGTGCAGTTTATTCGAAAAGGCACGCGACCGCCATTATAAATCCTCGTTTTTCCGTAATGACGCTACAGTCAATgttataaaaacatgaaaatcgaCACGCCAAAACAAAATTGTCCCATTCTATTCTATGATTTAAATAAAGGTTTTATTTCAAGTGCACGTTGCTGGTCACGCGCTCGTGCAATATTAAAGATGCATAAAACTGATGGGAGCTTTTTTTCTCCCATTTATCCTTGTAATATAATTGAAGTGGTATAATCTCAGATTGACACTTTCAATTTCCTGAAACATATACATGATTTATTACAAAAACGAGCGTTTTTGAATATTTCTAATAGGCTTAAACAACAATACTGTCATTGATTTGAGCGCTTCCTAATAAGAGGAAATGAATATACAGTCGTTGGtccatattttactgaatttGGAAACTATGGGATTTTTGTCTTTGTCAACGAACCTTTGTAACATTTAAGAAAGTCACGACAGAATTGTCTCTACATAGCTGCATAGAGAGAGACATTGGCAAAATGttagaattgtaaaaaaaaaaataagaatacattGAAGACATTGTAAGGTCTAAATAGCTTTTACCAAGCGAACATTACATGCAATATTTTAAGGAGCAGTGCCGACACGGGTGAAATATAAGATACGGAGTTCACGGGTGAAAGTTATTAAATCATACCTGTAAAATTTAGcgaatttttttttagtttcgtGTTTTTCAAtgagttttaaccaaattttgtatgtttgatattttcaCCGCGAAATTGCCAGATATGTTTCACTCTAATGTTTAAATGAttcactgaaataaaatttaatgaaatgtatttctAAATTGCACAGATATGTTACTTTAATGTCGTGCAGCCGTTGTTTTTGGTACTTTGAAATAAGCCACAGCTATCGTACATTTTGGTTTTTAAACATATGTCCAtgataagtagaaaaaaaaatcgtataTTCCCACACTTTTGAAAAGCAGGAAATATTTTGGACGACAGCTGGAAAGCGGTTAACGATAAAAACACCATATATACCGTGggatttacattcaattttaccaTCTGCTGCGCTATCTACCTATGGGCaatatgacaaaattttaaatgactCTTTTAACTTCCTGAGTGAGTCACTCCGCTTTTGTGTTTGCA
This Mercenaria mercenaria strain notata chromosome 17, MADL_Memer_1, whole genome shotgun sequence DNA region includes the following protein-coding sequences:
- the LOC128550387 gene encoding uncharacterized protein LOC128550387 — protein: MTKFLSVSKPKSSAQIVAKQHMKKHLKRIRNKEYGRLRDMVPAIANKQHVSKVTVIEEAVRYIDELHRALASRLTNTEITSAHGNADVLKDIVHSLIPTDFFERRAPPAVDYEKQQKLPSYLCRNKRPARLV